One part of the Microlunatus elymi genome encodes these proteins:
- a CDS encoding LLM class flavin-dependent oxidoreductase, whose protein sequence is MQFGIMSVSDITRDPVTGVTPSEAERIDAVVQIAQKTEEVGMDVFAIGEHHNPPFFSSSPTTLLAHIAALTNRLIVSTSTTLITTNDPVRIAEEYAMLQHLSKGRMDLMLGRGNTAPVYPWFGQDIRQGLPLALENYNLLHRLWREDVVDWEGQFRSALQGFTSTPRPLDDVPPFVWHGSIRTPEIAEQAAFYGNGFFANHIFWPTSHSLRLINFYRQRFEHYGHGTKKQAIVGLGGQAYIAKRSQDAVREFRPYFDEAPVYGNGPSLEDFSQMTPLTVGSPQEVIEKTLTFHDTFGDYQRQLFLMDHAGLPLKTVLNQLDLLGSEVIPVLRKELESRRDPESADAPTHASLVQAKYGDQPARQPRPNANRGDNVTGASPYQDSEVEAEYPSIY, encoded by the coding sequence ATGCAGTTCGGAATCATGTCGGTCAGCGACATCACCCGCGACCCGGTCACCGGGGTGACGCCCAGTGAGGCGGAGCGGATCGACGCCGTCGTGCAGATCGCGCAGAAGACGGAAGAGGTCGGGATGGACGTGTTCGCGATCGGCGAGCACCACAATCCGCCGTTCTTCTCCTCCTCGCCGACCACCTTGCTGGCACACATCGCGGCGTTGACGAATCGGTTGATCGTGTCGACCTCGACCACCTTGATCACCACCAACGATCCGGTCCGCATCGCCGAGGAGTACGCGATGCTGCAGCACCTGTCGAAGGGCCGGATGGATCTGATGCTTGGCCGCGGCAACACTGCGCCGGTCTATCCATGGTTCGGCCAGGACATCCGGCAGGGACTGCCGCTGGCGTTGGAGAACTACAACCTGCTGCATCGGCTGTGGCGTGAGGACGTGGTCGACTGGGAGGGCCAGTTCCGGAGCGCGCTGCAGGGATTCACCTCGACGCCGCGGCCGTTGGACGACGTACCGCCGTTCGTCTGGCACGGATCGATCCGTACCCCGGAGATCGCCGAGCAGGCAGCCTTCTACGGCAACGGATTCTTCGCCAATCACATTTTCTGGCCGACCTCGCACTCGCTGCGCTTGATCAACTTCTACCGGCAGCGGTTCGAGCACTACGGCCACGGGACGAAGAAGCAGGCGATCGTCGGCCTTGGCGGCCAGGCCTACATCGCCAAACGGTCCCAGGACGCGGTACGGGAGTTCCGGCCGTACTTCGACGAGGCCCCGGTCTACGGCAACGGCCCTTCGCTGGAGGACTTCAGCCAGATGACGCCGCTGACCGTGGGCAGCCCGCAGGAAGTGATCGAGAAGACGCTCACCTTCCACGACACCTTCGGCGACTATCAACGTCAGTTGTTCCTGATGGACCATGCCGGACTGCCGTTGAAGACGGTGTTGAACCAACTCGATCTGCTCGGCTCCGAGGTCATCCCAGTGCTGCGCAAGGAACTCGAGTCCCGCAGGGATCCCGAGTCCGCGGACGCGCCCACCCACGCCAGCCTGGTGCAGGCGAAGTACGGTGATCAGCCGGCTCGGCAACCGCGGCCGAACGCCAACCGCGGCGACAACGTGACCGGCGCTTCGCCCTACCAGGACAGCGAAGTCGAGGCCGAGTACCCGAGCATCTACTGA
- a CDS encoding MarR family winged helix-turn-helix transcriptional regulator, giving the protein MKRTTGRLANDAWESLLTAHAVMMKELAAADVWQDVSMREYDVLYTLSKCPEPIRARELTRHVLLSQPALSRMVDRLVERGLVARSTDPTDGRGVRLSLTEAGRDQQRRVGGRHAVDVARLVGDRLDNQELRQLEQLCKKLSSTDQPISIKRGKK; this is encoded by the coding sequence ATGAAGCGGACGACCGGCCGACTGGCCAACGACGCCTGGGAGTCGTTGCTCACCGCACACGCGGTGATGATGAAGGAACTGGCTGCGGCCGATGTTTGGCAGGACGTGTCGATGCGGGAGTACGACGTGCTCTACACGCTGTCCAAGTGCCCGGAGCCGATTCGGGCCCGGGAGCTGACGCGACACGTCCTGCTCAGCCAGCCGGCGCTGTCGCGGATGGTCGACCGGCTGGTCGAGCGAGGACTGGTGGCACGCAGTACCGACCCGACCGACGGCCGCGGCGTCCGACTGTCGCTGACCGAGGCCGGTCGTGATCAACAACGACGGGTCGGCGGCAGGCACGCGGTCGACGTCGCCCGGCTGGTCGGCGACCGTCTCGATAATCAAGAACTTCGTCAGCTCGAGCAGCTGTGCAAGAAACTGAGCAGCACAGATCAGCCAATATCGATCAAAAGAGGCAAGAAATGA
- a CDS encoding CE1759 family FMN reductase, whose protein sequence is MTDSYQLVVISAGTSDPSSTRLLADRIADRVAKLAGERHEQVIINTVDLRDLAGEISTALVSQLLGPKLTRAVELLGDADGIIASAPVYKAGPSGLFSSFFHVLDNDLLIAKPVVLAATAGTARHALVVDHEMRALFAYLRTMTVPTSIFAASEDWSTAELGKRIERAAFELLLLMESGFAHKIKNQGWQSYQHSYGSAGGTELDIDLDTDLMRLATGGPARE, encoded by the coding sequence ATGACCGACAGCTACCAGCTGGTCGTGATCAGCGCCGGAACCAGTGATCCGTCGTCCACCCGTCTGCTGGCCGACCGGATCGCCGATCGGGTGGCCAAGCTGGCCGGCGAGCGCCACGAGCAGGTGATCATCAACACCGTCGACCTGCGTGACCTGGCCGGGGAGATCTCCACCGCCCTGGTCTCCCAGCTGCTCGGCCCGAAGCTCACCCGCGCGGTGGAGCTGCTCGGCGATGCGGACGGCATCATCGCCAGCGCGCCGGTCTACAAGGCCGGCCCGAGCGGTCTGTTCAGCTCCTTCTTCCATGTGCTGGACAACGATCTGCTGATCGCCAAGCCGGTGGTGCTGGCCGCCACCGCGGGCACGGCGCGGCACGCGCTCGTCGTTGATCATGAAATGCGGGCGCTGTTCGCCTACCTGCGGACGATGACCGTACCGACGTCGATCTTCGCTGCCAGCGAGGACTGGAGCACCGCCGAGTTGGGCAAGCGGATCGAGCGGGCCGCCTTCGAGTTGCTGCTGCTGATGGAGAGTGGCTTCGCGCACAAGATCAAGAACCAGGGCTGGCAGAGCTACCAGCACAGCTACGGCAGTGCCGGCGGTACCGAACTCGACATTGATCTTGACACCGATCTGATGCGGCTGGCCACCGGAGGTCCCGCCCGGGAGTGA
- a CDS encoding cupin domain-containing protein gives MPGTNREDAAVGVDTDEIEGRYAELGDYTVGFERFPLDIDPARYFVGLPGDRCGCPHWGQVTTGRITFRWLDHEETFVAGDVYYAPPGHLPLITAGTAVIEFSPTAELQRTLEVVGTNMTGASA, from the coding sequence ATGCCTGGCACCAACCGGGAGGACGCGGCCGTCGGCGTCGACACCGACGAGATCGAAGGCCGCTATGCCGAGCTCGGCGATTACACCGTCGGGTTCGAGCGATTCCCACTCGACATCGATCCGGCGAGGTACTTCGTCGGCCTGCCCGGCGACCGATGCGGCTGCCCGCACTGGGGACAGGTGACAACCGGCCGAATCACCTTCCGCTGGCTCGATCACGAGGAGACTTTCGTCGCCGGCGACGTGTACTACGCACCGCCCGGCCACCTTCCGTTGATCACCGCCGGCACCGCGGTGATCGAGTTCAGCCCGACCGCCGAGTTGCAGCGGACGCTCGAGGTCGTCGGAACGAACATGACCGGAGCCTCGGCATGA